The nucleotide window CTGCAGTTGACGAAGGCCTTGTTGTTGCCGATAAGGCGCTGGATGCCGATATTGTTCAGCACGTTTTCCAGCACCTGTGCGGTCGCTAAAACATCGCTGGCAATAATCGCCGTATCGCTGGTCGGGGAATCCCTGAACAGCAGTTCATAGGCGAAAATCTTCCCATCGCGATCAAGAATCGGCTGACGAGCTAAGTAGGCGAGTGTTTCCATAGGTAGTGGCTAGTGGTTGGTGGTTAGTGGTTAGTGGTTAGTGGTTGGCGGTTAGTGATGCTGGAAACGTTTTTTACCTGCATACCCTGTTTACTAACCACTGCTTACTAATCACTATTTTAAAGTCCTGTTTACTAACCACTAATCACTGTCTACTGAATTTAACGCGAAGTGTTAAATTCTAGCGGACTTGATACCGAAGAGCAAGATGCTGCGTGCGCCTGCGTCCCAGAGCTTATCCATGATGGCGTTGGCATCTTCCTGGGGCACCATGGCCTTTACGGAGTACCAGTCGCGGCCGTGGAGCTTTGCAACGGTAGGAGCGTCCAGACCCGGAGTCAGAGCTACAGCCTGATCGAGAACTTCTGCGGGGCAGTCGTATTCGATCATCATGTAGGACTGGGCCACAAGCTTACCCTGGATACGGCGGATCAGGGTGTTGACTTCTTCGAGGTCGGTCTTCTGGGGGTTGCAGTAGAGGGCTGCGTTGGAACGGAACAGGGGTTCACCGATAATACGGAGGCCAGCCTGCTTCAAAGTCGTACCGGTTTCCACCACGTCCACGATAGCGTCGGCAACACCGAGGCTAACGGAGATTTCCACGGCGCCTTCCAGAACCACAAAGTTCATGGGCTTCTTGTAGTAGCCTTCAACAATGTTGGGGAAGGAGGTGGCGATGGTGGAGTTCTTCAGTTCGTCGAGAGTCTGGATGGGGCTTTCGTTGGGAACTGCGGCGCACATCTTGGAAGCGCCGAAAGGCAGGTCCAGAACCTTAACCGCCGGGCTCTTGGCTTCGGCGTTGAAGTCGATA belongs to Fibrobacter sp. and includes:
- the hisG gene encoding ATP phosphoribosyltransferase, yielding MKVALPNKGMLFEPTQELLKACGYKASKPYKTLTQIDTKNGIEFFFLRPSDIPMYVGKGIIDAGITGIDFNAEAKSPAVKVLDLPFGASKMCAAVPNESPIQTLDELKNSTIATSFPNIVEGYYKKPMNFVVLEGAVEISVSLGVADAIVDVVETGTTLKQAGLRIIGEPLFRSNAALYCNPQKTDLEEVNTLIRRIQGKLVAQSYMMIEYDCPAEVLDQAVALTPGLDAPTVAKLHGRDWYSVKAMVPQEDANAIMDKLWDAGARSILLFGIKSARI